A stretch of DNA from Castor canadensis chromosome 2, mCasCan1.hap1v2, whole genome shotgun sequence:
CTCAGTCTCAATAACGAGATTCCATGAGCTGAGAATTCATGAGCCACATTTGGGTCCTCTGGGTCCAAAGGGGATCCTGACCCAGGAGTTCTGGCCCATGAGCCTCACTCTTCCCCACGTCACCACTCTTTGCCACTGGACCAGCAGTATCCATATCACATGGGAGCTCATGAAGAATGTGGCTTGCTTGGGCTCCATCTCTGCTCAGGAATGgagtctgcattttaacaagatccttCAGGAATTGGTCTGCACATTCAAGTGTGAGAATTCCTCTTTTGCTCCTTCTTGCTGCTGCCTCTCTTCTCGTTGCTTTCCTTGGCCTTGTTCCTCTATCTACCCTTAACACTGAGCCAAAAAGATGACCCCCCCCCAGCTGAATAGAATCAGACTACTGCTAGTctaatgttttgtattttctgaaGAATGATCTCTTGAGCCTGTAGCCGTGTGGACTCCCCATAGATGTTGGCCAACAAGCCCCAAACACCAGAAAGTGGTGGTGGTGTAGTGACATCCATACATGCGCTAACACAATCCTCTACAAGTGTTGAGTTCACTGATCCCAGTGAGGGAGTCTGATTGTGCTCACAATCACACAAAGATGGGGGCGGGGGGTAGAGAATTGGGACCAAATCCAGCACCTTTTCCCCCTCTCATCACACAGGTCTCACAAGGCGAGAGCTGGGGATGCAGCTTGTCAGCTTGTCAtgcacatgaggccctgggttccatccccagcaccccacacacaccaaaaaaaaaaaaagtgaaggctGAGTAGGAAGCTGAGGAGTTGAACACGGTGTGTACCTGTAGATGCTGTTACTTCAGAGGCTAAACTAAGACTCGTAGTTTGAAACCAGCAACATAGCAAAACTCCatctcagtaaataaataaataaataagctaagTTAAGGACAGCAAATTTCCTCTGGATGAGAAGACCCAGTTGGAATAATGCCTTTAGGACAAATATTTATCCAGAGATTCACTGTTTACAGGTGACTTCAAATAGAGGCTTCCATTTATTTGATGATCTCAAGCAAAGTAGCCACAGTGGTCCCATACTCTGCCCTAACCCTACTGCAGCCATTGCCCACGCTCCCTCCGGGAGTGTTCTAGACAAGTGTCCTCCATCCTGCACtctcccagcccctcccttagCCTTAGAACATAGATACAATGGGTCAGAACTCTTAAAACCAGGCTGTTCTGCCCCTGGCTTTGGGGGGGAACCACAGAGCTGTGTGTTCCATGACCAGCTCAAAAGGGCAGTGTGGGGAGCAGGCACCATGTCTGAAGGGTAAGTGAGGGCTGGTGGGGGCACCCCTTGGGCTGGGAGAGCAAGGAGCAAAGCACCTGACTGGCCCTGAGAGGCTGGGGACAGAGAGGGGATTTGGGTGCTGGCTGGACACCTGGCCACCTCTGCCTGTGGCCAGCTTTCCCTTTAGACATCTCTACTCTTATCCCTCACTCCTACTCCCCACCCACCACCCCAGCCATTACAGCATGGATGGGTTGCACCCTCACCTATAGAGCCTCACCGTCACCTTGATCCAAAAGGTCACTTCCTTACGGGAGCAGCCAGCGCATCTGACTCCTTCCCAAACGCTGTTCGTTATGCTCTTTACTAACCATCAGGTGCCTTAAAACCCCAATCTCACACCTTTCCTGAGCCAGGTGGGTGCCCACTCATTCCTGGCTGGCCCTTACCTCCCTCGAGTCCACCTTGGCACCTTTTGCAGTCCAAGTTCAAAATCTTCCAAAAGCTGCAGCTCCTGTCTCCTCAACCCACTGTCCCTTCTCTGAGGTTCAGAGCAGTGTGCACTGCCTCCTCCAGGGCTTACCAATGCCTCTGGGCGGCCTCCCACGTGACCCTGCAAGAGCTCTTAGACCAAGAGCAGCCCCTGCTGGAACCCGTGCCCAGCCAGGACCGGCAGTCCTTCCAGTACAAGATCTCCATGCTCTACCTGCACTACCTGGAGCTGTTGCGACAATTCGACACCATCTATGACCAGATGGTGCAGCCACAGAAGCGCCGGCTGCTGCAGCGCCTACTGAACGGCGTCGTGGGCCGAGTGTTGGAGCTCAAGGATGAGCTGGTGCGGGTCGACCTGTGTGAGACCCACTGCCTGGATCGTGTGCTGCAGGATCTCAAGATGACACCGGTGCGAGCGGTGTGCACACAGTTACcctcggggtgggggtgggggcaggaaggaCTGCACTGGCCTCCACCTCCCGAGTCACAGAATCACTCCCCAgacatggggtgggggtgggactggCCTTGACCTCCCAAGGAAATCACTGGCATTGAGACATCTGCAAGGGAAGgaaagccaggaatggtgggaggatGGAGTCAGAAGGGCTGCAGGATTTAAGGATGCCTGGAGAATCAGCATCCCTGCCTCTGCTCTGGGAAGACTCAGCCGTGGGAGGTGACTGAGGAAAGTACTCTGAGGCTTGCATCTCAAAGTCTGATCCCTGAACCAGCAGCATGGGTGTCACCTAGGAGTTTGTTGGAAATGTAGACTCTCTAACTGCGCCCCAGACCCATTAAACCTGCACCTACCTTTTTGCAACACCCCCGGGTGATCTGTGTGCATGGGCAAGTTCTGGAAGCTGTTCCAAAGCACAGAACAACTTTGGGGCCTCTAGTCCTGCCCCCAAGGCAATTACTGCTCCATAGCCAAGGCTGTCTCAAAGTTTTCCCGATCAGCTAAAGTGCTggacttagaaaaaaaattgtcttccCCAGGTCCTGCATTCTGCTATGGGTATCCAGGAAGGGCCTGGGGGTTACATATTAAAAACTTCCCTGTTGATTCTGAGGCACAGCCAGGACTAGGACTATTGCCATCCACCATGGTCTTCCAGAACTCAACTCAGCCAAATGCAGGGCAAGAAAAGGATGATCCTAGCCAGGCGCTGATAGttcacgcctggaatcctagctactcaggaggcagagatcagaaggatcatggttcgaagccagcctggcaaatagtttgccagaccctatcttgaaaagcccttcacaaaaatagggctggtggagtggctcaaggtgaaggctctgaattcaagccccagtaccaaaagaaaaggaTGAGCTTTGGGGGGAGTTCACCCCGTAACCTGTAACCCAGGTTGTAGGAGGGAGAAAAACAGTGCTAGAGAGTGTGTAAGTAGCTGAAAATGGCAGTTTGCTGGCCAGATGTCCAGGACTTCTGATTCCTGACCCTCCTTCCTCCATACTGCCCTAAAGGCAAACCTGGAGGTTCCAATCCCTAAGTACTTTCAGCTGGAGCAGTCCAGTGCCGTGAAGGAGCGTGAGGTGATGCTGGCTGAGATCCTGTCCAGATTGGAGCCAGTGTCCTCCCAGGAGGTAAGTGAGAGACACTTCCTCGTCTGCTTCCACATCCCCTGTCCTGGGACAGAGCAGCCCTGCCCTATTCCACTTCAGTGTGCGCTTTGGGCAACCACAGCCTCCTTCAGGCTACTCTTGTACTTCCTGCAAGAGCACAGAACGTGGAGCCCCCAGAGGACCATGCCCCGGCCATTCTTTGGTGACTGGCCTCCCGGGTACCCACAATGGATGTGAGCTTTCCCTTACATCCTCCTCTTTTGCCCTGCTCTGGCTAGGGCTTTCCAGAGATGCCCCGGACTGAGGCCATAATTCTAGTACAGAGTGCTGAGCGGGCCAGGCAAGGCCGGCTCCGAGCCACCCTCATGCGAGAGATTCGGAAAGAGGAGGAGCGGGATCAGAGGATCCGGGAGGATGGGCGGCACAGGTTCAGTTCTGACCAGGGAGCTGTCATCATACAGAAGGTAACCTGGGCACCCTGGGAGGAGTGCCAGGGTAGAgcttcctcctccaggaagtccgTGGGGCTCAACAGCTAATCACAGGAGTGCAGGTGCCTGGATTCTGTTGTCCCACAGCTAGACTCTGAACTGGGGACCTTAGTGAGAAAGGGCACTCAAGTGTCTCAGGCTGGAAGTGGCTGTGCAACTGGGAGAGCACACTGGTCCAGTTTGTGGACTTGGCCTGAGAGAGGTCATGTCCCATGTCTGGCCCAGTTCCCTGGGGTGCAAACAGCATGATTTTAACTAGAGCAGCTACACAGTGTCTACAGCAGTAATGTCCGTGTCCTTGGGtgaatcaaatatttatttcaattgcTATGGGAATcctgagaaaagaaagtgaacGATGCTCCCTGGAGGAAGTGCTCAAACTCTAACCTGTGCTTCAAAGGGCAGCAGATTAGGATAGGGATGGGAAGGAACGCCTGGAGGGCGTACCTCCCACTTCTGAGCTGTTCCTGCTCAGTGTGCGCCTTCAAGACGCTCTGGCCTCCAGCCCTGGGAGGCCATGCCTCCCAGAGTGCCTCCCATACCTTGGTCTGAGCCAGGCCCTTCAATATTTGGTGCGCAGAGCATCTAAACGCCTCATATCCCTGTCCCCAGGTGTGGAAAGGTTACCAGCAGAGGAAGCGCGTCAAGCAGGATCGCCACACCGAGATGGAGTTCATCGGCATGGTGAGCCCTCCCTGGTCTTCATCTTCTGTGTCCCTGCCCCAGGGCACAGCCTCCTGTAGTCCTGCCCCTCCACATAGGCAGGGCAGGAGATCCTTGGCCAGAAAGACATGTAAGGACAGGAAAGCCACCAAGCCACGTCCCCTCCCAACCCGTCCTTCTCTAGAGCCCCTTGAAGGACCTCCAATGTCAGGGGACAACAGCACAGGGTATCCTGGACCCCTTATCCTTGCCCCAGCCAGAAAGAGAGGCTGCAAGGGTGGGcccaggagaaggaggaggaggcttCATGGCTAGCAGGAGCACCGCACCGTGCGGGGACACCCATTTGACCAACCATTCGTCTATCTAACCGCCCATCTACCCACCTGCCCATCTATCTGACCAAGAACCAaccatctctctctctgaccATCTTATATCCACTATATCCTGGTGGACACCAGGACTTTTCAGGCCACAAACTTCCCTTCTCCCCCATTTCCTAAAGCCAAGACTCCTTCTTCTCTGCTCTGCCAGAGGCATGGTGCAATGGGAGAGCGCGGTGGAGGGACACAGGCCCCTGTGTgcatgtgaatatgtgtgtgtgtgtgctggggagggGGTGTTGAGCAGCAGGGCCTTTCCCCGAATCCATCCCAGCTCCCTCATCCATGTGGTTTTCACTGACTAAAGGCTGGCCCTGGAAGGAGTGAGGGTCACACTGTGGGGAGAGGGGCTTTGCCCTGAGTAGGTCCTGGCTACAGATGGAGCTGGAGAGGGACCAGGCCCAGGCCAGAGGGATTGGAGGGAAGCTTTCCCAGGGGAGAAGGATGGCTCCTTGGCAGGGTGGGATGGCTACCAGGGGGCTGCCATGTGGAAACAGAGGTCAGAGACTTGGGGGCTGGAGAGCTGGACCCCCAGGAGAGAgagcaggtgggggtgggggaggcgggGTCAGCcttggtggggagagggtgggggcatggCAGTGGGTGAGGAATGAGCCTGGTCGCCCGGGCCCATCAACAGTGTGAGCTCAGCGTTTTCAGTAATTGTCTCTGCTCAGAgtgatatttaaaatacatttgggaGCCAATGAGGCGGGAAAGTGGCTGTGAGAGCGGCTGCCAACTCGGCCGCCGGGTGGGGCGTGCATGGGGGCTGGGACTGGAGGCTCACAGGGGAGGGTGTGCTGGGGGGAGCGGGCAGGGGGGCTAGCCCGGATGCTTCTAGCAAACTCATTATCAGGGTAATTTACACAGACGAATTTCGGTTCCAAACACAATTTCTCCTGATGCAGGCATGCCCGTTGTTCCGTGCGGGTGTGTGCACGAGAATGGGCGTGTGCGGGTGTTGGAGGATGAGTGGGGGCACGTGTGTGACTACACCAGAGCCTGGGTCCTCCCATGCCCGCTCCTGAGCCCCTTGGCCTCTCTCTACTTCCTCCAGCTGCCCTCGCCCAACCAGACGGAGCATATGGGCATCTTGTCCCAGGCCTTTCTTGGGGAAGAGACCCGGAGGCTCCGCCagatggaaaaggaagaggagttCCAGTTGGCCATAGCAAAGACCCACGATTCTCTCATAGACACAGAGGGGCCCGACATGAGGGAGAAAATGAAGGACCAAATTCGACAATGGTTTATTGAATGCCAGTCAGTGGCCACAGCCTTGGTTGACCCTCATTCCCTCCTCACCCCGTGTCCCTGGAACTGCTCCTGCCCCATCCTCCCACCTGTTCTCTCTTCTAGTTCAGCTCAGCCTTTTTCTCCCAACACCCCCATCCCCAACACCCTACTGACTCTTGGTTTAAACCTTGAGCCCCCAATGTATAGGACTGTCTTCACACCTAACTTTCCATTTCCCTGAGGGAAGAGAAAATGCCAGGACAGGATCGGAAAAGGATCCACGAATGCTCTGTAGCAGTCTGTCTATCCTTTGCATGCTGAAACTACccattcttcctctctttttcccatttctctgggtctttgtctttctccacCCTTCTCAATCTATTTATTCACCCACCctttttccatccatccatctacccattgATTTAGCCATCCATCttccacccatccttccatcaGTCCAGTCACCCATCTGTTTGTCCACCCTTTCATCCACCAGTTCATTCACCCATTTGACTAACCATTCATCTATCCAACCACCCATCTACCCACCTGCCCATCTATCTGACCAAGCACCAAccaaccatctctctctctctgaccatCTTATATCCACTTAGTGCCCTTACTGGTCGGTTTCCTGACTATCCAGATGAAGCTTTAGGTGGATCCAGCTTGATCTTTGCAGACAAGACTCCAGAACAGGTACCTAGATTGGGGGAGACAGGAGGTTTTCTATTACAGACAGGAGGTTTTCTCAGAGCCTGAGGTTAACAGAGAGTAGTGAGAGTAAGCTGGGTGGGGATGGATCAGTGTCAGTGGAGGCAGATGTGGCCAGAGAAAAGATGGGCAGCTAGAAAGATTGCATGAGTCGGAGAAAACAGCCATTTCTTCTCTGTAGAAGAAATGGTCTGATTAGAGGCCCCAGAGCCCCATGGCACGGGAGTCCTGACCAGAAACCCCTTCTCCAGTGCCCTTTCTTCCTGGACCCCCTCAGCTGTCCCAACCCCAGCAGTTTCCCTAGGCCTTTGAAATCTTGGGTCCATCCGTCTCAAGTCCTGGGTTCCCTTCTATAAAATTCCCTTGGTCTCTAAAATGCTATTTGTCCTTGGTCACAGGTAAGAATGGACCTGGAGATGCAGGCCCAggagagcaaaaagagcaaggagcaagagaagggaaaagacaaggagaaaagtgagaagaaaaagaagaagaaaggaaaagaaggaaaaaccagGAAAGGGGTAAGATGGCTCCTGGCATGCAGAGCAGATGGGCAGAAAGGAACCAAGCCTGGGAATTCATAGTAAGAGATCTGGTCCCAGCAAGAATCAGGCAGTTTTGGAGGTGATGGGGTCAAGGTTAATACATGTTTCTTTTCTAGGAAGCAGATACAATGCTGAAAATATTGCCATCCAAGTTTATACCTGTGATTAACGCTGGACATGAAGAGTACATAAGTAAGAGGGGAGAAGGCTGGGAGGCATTGAACTTTGTAGGGGTGTTGGGGCCCTTAGTCATGGAGAAAGTGGCGTCTGCCATATGGCTATGAGGTGGCAATGTGGCTGTGGAGGCTGGAGAATAATGCCGATGGGGGCAGGGTGTGCAGTGATTGCTTGAGTTGAGGGTGTTATGAGTGTGGTCTGAATCCTGCGGTCCCAGGCCTTGGAGTCAAGCCCTGGGTAGACGCAGTGCTAGATGGCCAACTGAGAACAGGGGGACTAGCTAGGGCCACTCTCGTGTGTGTGCCCGCATGTACACTCGTGGCATTCCTGGGGCTCTCACCTCTCGTGTGCCTCCACTTGCCATGGTCAGATCAGTGGAAGAACCGCCACGAGAGCGCACATCCAAGTCAGAGCTTCGACCCTGAGACCCtccaggaggagaagaggaaggaggtggagctGGAGATCCGGATACAGGTGTGAGCAGGGGTCAGGGCTCCCCTCAGCTGTTCCCCGTGTCTTCTTCCCACCACTGGTGCCTGCAGCTGCTGCAGATCCATCCCCACCCGGGCCCTCAGCCCCCCACCCTGGCACCCAGATGATTCTCTGGGGACCAGGTTATCCTCTATGCATAAATCCTATCTCCACCGGCTGCCATGTCACTGCCATCATCCTCTGCCTCCACCATGTCCACTGTATCCCTGGGGTTGAATTACCTCGCACCTGATTCAACAGGGATGTGAGGGCAGGAGTAGGGTAGGGCTCTGAGCTGGGGTCAGGCTGGGGCTGGCACTGGACATCCACATTCCACCACCATCCTCACACCGTGTCTGCTCTGTCAGGGTTATTGGACCATCAGACCATGATTTCCCAATGGTGCTTCTAGAAAACTGATGCTACATAAGCATCATAGAGCCCTCAGGGGGTAGCCCTTAGGCTTGAGCTCTGTCTTGGGGGCTTCCCCCCACATTGATAGCTGCTGAGAGCAAGGCTCATGGAGGACAGGTGGATTAGGATTGTGTGTGGAAAGGTGCAAGGGAGGGAGACGTGCCAAGCCACATGGGAACCACCTGGGTGGCTGTCCTCTCTGCCTTCTCCTATTTTGTCTGGCTCTTCTTTGaagctcctccctcctctccagccCTGACTCCCTCCAGCACCTGTCCTGCCCACCACACTTCCTGCCTTGTCCTCCAGGTGGACGAGCTGATGCGTCAGGAGCTGAGAAACTTGCGTCTGGCTGTGGACAAGGAGGAAGGAAGACTCCTGAAAACTCCGAAGGCAGATGAGGGGTCACGGCTAGGTAGGGGAGGGAACATGAGGGCAGGAAGGCTGACAACAGTTAACAATTATCTGTGTGCTTATTTCCCACCAGAAAAAGACTGGAAAGAAaactgggaagaagaagaaggaaaaagatctGACCCCAGACAGGTAGCAGACCCTGTTGAGCCCACCTTGCACTGTAGGTGGTGGAGAGAGCCCAGTCCAGAACAGAAGACCTGACTGCTGGTCTTGGTTCTGCTGCAGTGTGATGTTGGGGAGGTGACTTCATCTCTCTGGACCCATGCCTTTGTTTACCATGTTCCTGTCGTTGAAAATGATAATGcagaataaatataaatggagtttataaTAATCATTACTCCACTTCTTCTAGACTCTCCCTCCAacctttgcttttgttatttctgtCCTCCAAAGTCATCTTCCTCTGGACTCCCCCTTGGTGGGGGGCACTGAGAAACGAATCATTGCCCCTTTCTACCCATTTCTTTGGTAATGAGTGACCATAAGCACACTAACCCTAACGGCCCTTCCTCCCAAAGGAATTCACATCTTAGACTTGGTTTGGGAATGACTGGCTTTCACATGGTGGCACTTTGGTCATGTCACAGGGGCCATTGGTCCTTCTCACTTACTCCTCACTCCACAGGGTGCCAACTTGGGGAGGGGTGCTCCTAACATAGTGGTTGGGCCTCCCCTTCTGACTCTGGTTGTTCCCATGTctgtcttcatttccctttgtccTCTCTTGCTATGGTCTCCCTGCACCATCCTCTGCCAGGTCTGTGGAGTCACTGTATGAAGAGCTTgtcatttttggccttctaaagaAGAGTGAGACAGTGGCATTGAAGGATTACGTTGGTGAGCCCCTCCCCATGCTCCAGCTCCCCATCCTCAGCCCATGGCCTCAGCTTCCAGAAACCTCTTTTCCAGCAGTTCTCTCCCTTGGACACCCCCCAAGAGTACTGCTCACCAGGTGGCCTCCTCCTTGTCCTCTCAGGTGACTGCCTTTATCTCGGGTCCACTCTGAGTTTGGCAAACAAGCTTCCCATGCCCTCCCTGTTTGATATACGACAGAACATGGCCTTGTATGCAGTCCTTCGGCTGGGTGAGAGGCCCAGGGAGTGAAGTGCTGGGTGAATTTGGAGGAGgggcagtggctgggatccagcGTTGGGTAGCTGAGGTGGCCTGTCCAGTCTAGGCCTCCACTTTCCAGTTGCCAAGGTACCTTTGCCAGGCCCTGACAGCAGTCACACGCAGATAGAGCCACCCCAGAAATCATACAAGCCCTTGACCTCTTGAGGGAGGACCACCACTGCCAGCCCTTTAATCCTAAGTGACATCCCATAGTCAGTCTCATTTCCAGAAAACCAGCCCTGCACCCTTATTAAAAAGCAGGGACAGAAGCACTTTGTCAATTCTAACCGTCACAGTGCGGGGGTGGAAATGGTACGGAAACATAGCAAGGCACTGGAAGAAGATAGTGGGTCCCCTCCTGGCACCACACTGCTCCCCACCATGGAGGTCGTAAGCCATTTGAAATTCTCCAGGCTGCCACTCTGGTTGCAGGTCTGGGGAAGCTGCTCAAGTGTGGGGGAAGGTGATGCGGCCCTGGCTTGTACCTCACCCTCTAAGCCCCTTCTTACTTCCCAGCCCCAGGCCTGGCCTCACCTTCCAGGATCTTCTCTGCCATGTTGCTGGTTGCTTGCCCGTGGCCTACCTCCAGCCCTGCTTACTTCCTCACAGGTTCCCCGGACATACACTCTGTGGCTCCCCTCATCCGCTCTATCCTCCTGGTGGGCCCCTCCGGTAC
This window harbors:
- the Drc11l gene encoding IQ and AAA domain-containing protein 1-like, whose amino-acid sequence is MSEGAYQCLWAASHVTLQELLDQEQPLLEPVPSQDRQSFQYKISMLYLHYLELLRQFDTIYDQMVQPQKRRLLQRLLNGVVGRVLELKDELVRVDLCETHCLDRVLQDLKMTPANLEVPIPKYFQLEQSSAVKEREVMLAEILSRLEPVSSQEGFPEMPRTEAIILVQSAERARQGRLRATLMREIRKEEERDQRIREDGRHRFSSDQGAVIIQKVWKGYQQRKRVKQDRHTEMEFIGMLPSPNQTEHMGILSQAFLGEETRRLRQMEKEEEFQLAIAKTHDSLIDTEGPDMREKMKDQIRQWFIECHALTGRFPDYPDEALGGSSLIFADKTPEQVRMDLEMQAQESKKSKEQEKGKDKEKSEKKKKKKGKEGKTRKGEADTMLKILPSKFIPVINAGHEEYINQWKNRHESAHPSQSFDPETLQEEKRKEVELEIRIQVDELMRQELRNLRLAVDKEEGRLLKTPKKKTGKKTGKKKKEKDLTPDRSVESLYEELVIFGLLKKSETVALKDYVGDCLYLGSTLSLANKLPMPSLFDIRQNMALYAVLRLGSPDIHSVAPLIRSILLVGPSGTGKKMLVQAVCTETGANLFDLSPDNLMGKYPGKNGVQMMVHMVFKVARLLQPSVIWIGNAEKTFYKKIPKEERKMDPKRIKKDLAKAMRLLNPGDRVMLIGTTDRPQLAEMKGLCRLYERILFMPRPDYASRYVLWKHMIEAQGAQVSQNLDISALSKVSDGYTAGHILQAIQSVVTERRLLQLSKRPLVASEFVGHLAKLDPVYREEEESLKDWYYKTPLGKKNAKLSKDQQEAEEAKLAKEKKKRK